Proteins encoded in a region of the Mycoplasma feriruminatoris genome:
- a CDS encoding ABC transporter ATP-binding protein: MNDILKIDHLTKIFPDTNRGVKDINMSVQSGSFHAFIGENGAGKTTTIKTIIGAFSNYDGQILINDINIKKAQAKSYIGYVPEIAIFPKELTTLQYLTYLGFLSNLDKNQLEEKIKKFLEMFNISNLINEKPYNFSSGQKKKILLIQALLHNPKLLILDEPAANLDPTARYELFSFLQKINKQENISILISSHNLSEIDKYVDSLTLIHRGNILYSGVKTKSLEDIFYEKVIAK, from the coding sequence ATGAATGACATTTTAAAAATCGATCATCTAACTAAAATATTTCCAGATACTAATAGAGGTGTTAAAGATATTAATATGAGTGTTCAAAGCGGAAGCTTTCACGCTTTTATTGGCGAAAATGGAGCTGGTAAAACTACAACAATTAAAACAATAATTGGAGCTTTTAGTAATTATGATGGACAAATTTTAATTAATGATATTAATATTAAAAAAGCACAAGCAAAATCATATATTGGTTATGTTCCTGAAATTGCAATTTTTCCAAAAGAACTTACAACATTACAATATTTAACTTATTTAGGATTTTTATCTAATTTAGATAAAAATCAATTAGAAGAAAAAATTAAAAAGTTTTTAGAAATGTTTAATATTAGTAATTTAATTAATGAAAAACCTTATAACTTTTCTTCAGGACAAAAGAAAAAGATTTTATTAATTCAAGCTTTATTACATAATCCTAAACTTCTAATTTTAGATGAACCTGCTGCTAACTTAGACCCAACTGCTAGATATGAACTATTTTCTTTTTTACAAAAAATCAATAAACAAGAAAATATTAGTATTTTAATTAGTTCACATAATTTATCTGAAATTGATAAATATGTTGATTCATTAACTTTAATTCATAGAGGAAACATTTTATATTCAGGAGTTAAAACAAAAAGCTTAGAGGATATCTTTTATGAAAAAGTTATTGCTAAGTAG
- a CDS encoding aromatic motif membrane protein translates to MKRNNKKLLIHISIFFGILPFVILPSLLITSKNKQDDYVFKPVNGFNINISVDDVKSSQTKEMINVLLGTSFKNNLAELDKFSKSQTEEKSTKELFKKAKELTKAYKNKQDQTNLKNLFDFYSTNWLFLINNISKFEYKPLDFWKLEPTEKHSKEFLDKTKKENLPKNNFKFQDNYFNKYTLGEESKHGSNNVYYLRKDKLIFRLLVSKNDTKVIIDKIILFNESEHNTISLDLISNILHAIIHKDEVHATFEKEIVGEYNLPLLGIFVLGENNEKE, encoded by the coding sequence ATGAAAAGAAATAATAAAAAACTTCTTATCCACATATCAATATTCTTTGGAATTCTTCCTTTTGTTATTCTTCCTTCCTTGCTTATAACATCTAAAAACAAACAAGATGATTATGTATTTAAACCTGTAAATGGATTTAACATTAATATCAGTGTTGATGATGTTAAAAGTAGTCAAACTAAAGAAATGATTAATGTTCTACTAGGTACTAGTTTTAAAAACAATTTGGCTGAATTAGATAAGTTTTCTAAATCTCAAACTGAAGAAAAAAGCACTAAAGAGTTATTTAAAAAAGCTAAAGAACTAACAAAAGCTTATAAAAATAAACAAGATCAAACTAATCTAAAAAACTTATTTGATTTTTATTCAACTAACTGATTATTTTTAATAAATAACATTTCTAAATTTGAATATAAACCTTTGGATTTTTGAAAATTAGAACCTACAGAAAAACATAGCAAAGAGTTCTTAGATAAAACTAAAAAAGAAAATCTACCAAAAAATAATTTTAAATTTCAAGATAATTATTTTAACAAATACACATTAGGTGAAGAATCAAAACATGGGTCTAATAATGTTTATTACTTAAGAAAAGATAAATTAATTTTTAGATTATTAGTTTCTAAAAACGATACAAAAGTAATTATAGATAAAATTATTTTATTTAACGAATCAGAACATAACACTATAAGTTTAGATCTAATATCAAATATTTTACATGCCATAATTCATAAAGATGAAGTGCATGCAACTTTTGAAAAAGAAATTGTTGGTGAATATAATTTACCATTACTTGGAATCTTTGTATTAGGAGAAAACAATGAAAAAGAATAG
- a CDS encoding aromatic motif membrane protein, whose amino-acid sequence MLTLKKSLQAILLSLFPVFSLTAISCSNKNYNITNLSIKKDEKKDSWEQFVQREYINQILNIAFDNDQEKIKKYKEDQFNINDNQMLSTLNKYLTYANNINAGYGNDGDSIGGGDPYPTKEYGNKLTTFFNENWLWTLFNLDKFNFVLYDVYNGFNGNVTKLGEDAEKNAIDYGLFKQIHSNNISQFVLTKSNSIAGKLVYYNFYLLTEDWNILEINIEKNPDKFKFIAYTNIYPKLTKNKLDREVFILDEYANAVLSVAKDRTSQAMNNFNAKFGGKPLRYVMFEVNSKYLEK is encoded by the coding sequence ATGTTAACACTGAAAAAAAGTTTACAAGCAATTTTATTATCTCTTTTCCCAGTTTTTAGCCTAACTGCAATTTCTTGTTCTAATAAAAATTACAATATTACTAATTTATCTATTAAGAAAGATGAAAAAAAAGATAGTTGAGAGCAATTTGTTCAACGTGAATATATAAATCAAATTTTAAATATAGCTTTTGATAACGATCAAGAAAAAATTAAAAAATATAAAGAAGATCAATTTAATATTAATGATAATCAGATGCTAAGTACTTTAAATAAATACCTTACATATGCTAATAATATAAATGCAGGTTATGGAAATGATGGTGACTCTATTGGTGGTGGAGACCCATACCCCACTAAGGAATACGGTAATAAATTAACTACTTTTTTTAATGAAAATTGATTATGAACTTTATTTAATTTAGATAAATTTAATTTTGTATTGTACGATGTCTATAATGGTTTTAACGGTAATGTAACTAAATTAGGAGAAGATGCTGAAAAAAATGCAATTGATTACGGGCTTTTTAAACAAATACACTCTAATAACATTTCACAATTTGTTCTAACAAAAAGTAACTCGATAGCAGGTAAACTAGTCTATTACAACTTCTATCTGTTAACTGAAGATTGAAATATTTTAGAAATAAATATAGAAAAAAATCCAGATAAATTTAAGTTCATTGCATATACTAACATCTATCCAAAATTAACTAAAAATAAACTAGATAGAGAAGTGTTTATTTTAGATGAATATGCAAATGCAGTACTTAGTGTAGCAAAAGATAGAACCTCTCAAGCAATGAATAATTTCAACGCTAAATTTGGTGGTAAACCACTAAGATATGTAATGTTTGAAGTAAATAGTAAATATCTAGAAAAATAG
- a CDS encoding aromatic motif membrane protein codes for MKKNRKYIYIFISLVLSSLIGLISYFSFSNKNNNIEKIELKLQDDNKKWDLFLNYDYVDMLLNLVYKDPKEKQTYIEQQKSIDSSKTLNELKNYLSYANGVVANYSYDDLANKENEPLLRKNNSKKLDEFFEKNWLWTFYNLDKFEYVLFDISDQFINQRDQASINSQKDSLNYNAFRKIKSNKMQQVVLEQKSDNNYKLYLLSTDWNILTIDITKTNEKPTIDISTYIHIHPDFYKNLFDPFLHFDLRQYVKGEILHLKSAKDQTHTKYDEKFGGKPLRLVLINVDNN; via the coding sequence ATGAAAAAGAATAGAAAATATATTTATATATTCATATCATTAGTTTTATCTTCACTAATAGGTTTAATTTCTTATTTTTCTTTTTCAAATAAAAACAATAATATAGAAAAAATAGAATTAAAATTACAAGATGATAATAAAAAATGAGATCTATTTTTAAATTATGATTATGTTGATATGCTTTTAAATTTAGTTTATAAAGATCCAAAAGAAAAACAAACTTATATTGAACAACAAAAATCAATAGATTCATCTAAAACATTAAATGAACTAAAAAATTATTTATCTTATGCAAATGGTGTAGTTGCTAATTATAGTTATGATGATTTAGCAAATAAAGAAAATGAACCTTTACTAAGAAAAAACAACAGTAAAAAACTAGATGAATTTTTTGAAAAGAATTGATTATGAACATTTTATAACTTAGATAAATTTGAATATGTTTTATTTGATATTTCTGATCAATTCATTAACCAAAGAGACCAAGCTTCAATTAATTCACAAAAAGATAGTTTAAATTATAATGCTTTTAGAAAAATTAAATCTAATAAAATGCAACAAGTTGTTTTAGAACAAAAATCTGATAACAATTACAAGCTTTACTTACTTTCAACTGATTGAAATATTCTAACAATTGATATTACAAAGACTAACGAAAAACCAACCATAGATATTAGTACTTATATTCACATCCATCCTGACTTTTATAAAAATCTATTTGATCCTTTCTTACATTTTGATTTAAGACAATATGTTAAAGGTGAAATATTACATTTAAAAAGTGCAAAAGATCAAACACACACTAAATATGATGAAAAATTTGGTGGTAAGCCCTTAAGATTAGTACTTATAAATGTTGATAATAATTAA
- a CDS encoding MurR/RpiR family transcriptional regulator, translating to MNIIEKIKQNKINLSPQELKVCDYILTNISDYQNFSVKSICKKLNVQPSVITKTLVKLDIGGLKQLISYLENNANFFKTETKVSFDNIIDEFENRLEDSLKQLKTNLDINYLKEVVCQILSSKKIILFCTGKTKILANFLFFQLLELNLSVELFSNLFDSRAYDVDNACVIVISTSGNNSKINRYLNFVSKKNLNTIIAITSSPTLKTDVKVNYHIHGSEENFFINDNRSNPMIEKYKIQYILDLIFLLIINQIDLNNLKFQERVKTTNLI from the coding sequence GTGAATATTATTGAAAAGATTAAACAAAATAAAATTAATTTATCTCCACAAGAATTAAAAGTGTGTGATTATATTCTAACTAATATTTCAGATTATCAAAACTTTTCTGTTAAATCTATTTGTAAAAAATTAAATGTTCAACCTTCAGTAATTACAAAAACATTAGTTAAATTAGATATTGGTGGATTAAAACAATTAATCTCTTATTTAGAAAATAATGCTAACTTTTTTAAAACAGAAACAAAAGTATCATTTGATAATATCATTGATGAATTTGAAAATAGATTAGAAGATTCATTAAAACAATTAAAAACTAATTTAGATATTAATTATTTAAAAGAAGTTGTTTGTCAAATTCTATCAAGTAAAAAAATCATTTTGTTTTGTACTGGTAAAACTAAAATTCTTGCTAACTTTTTGTTTTTCCAATTACTAGAATTAAATTTATCTGTTGAATTATTTTCTAACTTATTTGATTCAAGAGCTTATGATGTTGATAATGCTTGTGTTATTGTAATTTCAACTTCAGGAAATAATAGTAAGATTAATCGTTACTTAAACTTTGTTAGTAAGAAAAATCTAAACACTATTATTGCTATTACTTCTTCACCAACATTAAAAACCGATGTTAAAGTAAACTATCATATTCATGGTAGTGAAGAAAACTTTTTTATAAATGATAATAGATCTAATCCTATGATAGAAAAATATAAAATTCAATATATTCTAGATCTAATATTTTTATTAATCATTAATCAAATTGATCTAAATAATTTAAAATTTCAAGAAAGAGTAAAAACAACTAATTTAATTTAG
- a CDS encoding lipoprotein, translating into MKKLLTILGSLMISTSGAALVVACGRTNGQKDENKVPVTPPSDKDQGNKKPGEMKPSDKDEKKPGEDKKPEGDKKPDGKKPSEDGMKPGEGKKPENTPTAAGETIRNSHFEFIDTKDPNIKAERAKFLDFRLKEKAKNLLKEYSKENYKALQKFLEKNPEQAEAYKAFIKDYTELVVYGDSISGSEISRTFSDERDAWEAARKKHHLESSSEMTKSLFDDFLSKAKHEYYKTKYEKRYYEAAINHAANSVEKLFDNTIEKAKLDWGKTKKDNDIISNSEAVRNGAKWEGVEPEARRRAEEASDLIINNSNGINSNNSTNN; encoded by the coding sequence ATGAAAAAATTACTAACAATATTAGGTTCTCTAATGATTAGTACAAGTGGTGCAGCCTTAGTTGTTGCATGTGGAAGAACAAATGGTCAAAAAGATGAAAACAAGGTTCCAGTAACTCCTCCAAGTGATAAAGATCAAGGTAATAAAAAACCTGGAGAAATGAAACCTAGTGATAAAGATGAAAAGAAACCTGGAGAAGATAAAAAACCAGAAGGTGACAAGAAGCCAGATGGTAAAAAACCTAGTGAAGATGGAATGAAACCTGGTGAAGGTAAAAAACCAGAAAATACACCAACTGCTGCAGGTGAAACAATTAGAAATTCTCATTTTGAATTTATTGACACAAAAGACCCTAACATTAAAGCTGAAAGAGCAAAATTCTTAGATTTTAGATTAAAAGAAAAAGCAAAAAATCTTCTAAAAGAATACTCAAAAGAAAACTACAAAGCTCTTCAAAAATTTTTAGAAAAAAATCCTGAACAAGCTGAAGCATATAAAGCTTTTATTAAAGACTATACAGAATTAGTAGTTTATGGAGATTCTATATCTGGTTCTGAAATAAGTAGAACATTTTCTGATGAAAGAGATGCTTGAGAAGCAGCTAGAAAAAAACATCATCTTGAGTCTTCATCAGAAATGACAAAATCATTATTTGATGATTTTCTAAGCAAAGCCAAACATGAATATTATAAAACTAAGTATGAAAAACGTTATTATGAAGCAGCAATTAATCATGCTGCAAATAGTGTTGAAAAATTATTTGACAACACAATTGAAAAAGCTAAATTGGATTGAGGAAAAACCAAAAAAGATAATGATATCATAAGTAATTCTGAAGCTGTTCGTAATGGGGCTAAATGAGAAGGTGTCGAACCAGAAGCAAGAAGAAGAGCTGAGGAAGCTTCTGATTTAATTATTAACAACTCAAATGGAATAAATTCAAATAATAGTACTAATAACTAA
- a CDS encoding ABC transporter permease yields the protein MKISIFKYCQFAFHTILYKKSSYLLPIFTILFSSIIGLVFKFIIDQKYLELSAYLYIFLLLIITVIFSAIKSLNIFKDLDQEGLEIISFSKPISRNNLVLGKLLCLSFYGLIWSGVLFISSLVSLYANYLFIDLLLTSLLLLFVGLITYLFIGLITAILSYKLTQKIAMSIPLVLFIFLSIIGMILSSNTTSNLNKIGYYLNQKYPYHHSNNQLNSESYFINNKDELLLIPNGSENKEFNEEQINYLKKAVEVSNNSSTLWTSYSWISIPYQLINIFNFKNKSVFNQIGSSNSNLSNFVYYNDLDDISYKYKLVNNANHKKYSVLKDNKLVNMYVVPGLLQSHTILSSNNINNKNINSRSRDIIYSRKNADDINTNFIEDENDFSRENNLVGVLKWNYVYQVLSDKTFNKIAKRFVDDFIKQNINEKQYLNTKDKNTYFNNLHNKLIDQISKYINDDKSEINNYSNSNLTIFDNRAIIDKKIESIYEQKLYLATSLMNYIYFNNQDSIILQALLKDVNKKDSYLDSQIKIKIFDHDYYIGGYDKYEKLIFQEDNKETKETKIKIRYKLDKSTTNYLFNSSPSLYAITRDKQIFNKNILFVIWIIVISSLAYLVFYMYKRKDYK from the coding sequence ATGAAAATATCGATATTTAAATACTGCCAATTTGCTTTTCACACTATTTTATATAAAAAGAGTTCTTATCTTTTACCTATATTTACTATATTGTTTTCATCAATTATAGGATTAGTTTTTAAATTTATTATTGATCAAAAGTATTTAGAATTATCAGCTTATTTATATATATTTTTATTATTAATTATTACTGTTATTTTTAGTGCAATTAAGTCATTAAATATCTTTAAAGATCTAGACCAAGAAGGATTAGAAATTATTAGTTTTTCTAAACCAATTTCAAGAAATAATTTAGTTTTAGGAAAATTATTATGTTTAAGTTTTTATGGATTAATTTGATCAGGTGTATTATTCATTAGTTCATTAGTTAGCTTATATGCTAATTATTTATTTATTGACTTATTATTAACTAGTTTATTGCTATTATTTGTTGGACTAATTACTTATTTGTTTATTGGTTTAATTACAGCTATTTTAAGTTATAAATTAACTCAAAAAATAGCTATGAGTATACCTTTAGTATTATTTATATTCTTATCAATTATAGGAATGATTCTATCAAGTAATACTACTTCTAATCTAAATAAAATAGGTTATTATTTAAATCAAAAATATCCTTATCATCATTCAAATAATCAACTAAATTCAGAATCTTATTTTATTAATAATAAAGATGAATTATTACTAATTCCAAATGGTAGTGAAAATAAAGAATTTAACGAAGAACAAATCAACTATTTAAAAAAAGCTGTTGAAGTTTCTAACAATTCTTCAACTTTATGAACAAGTTATTCTTGAATTTCAATTCCTTATCAATTAATTAATATTTTTAATTTCAAAAATAAAAGTGTTTTTAATCAAATAGGTTCATCTAATTCTAATTTAAGTAATTTTGTTTATTATAATGATTTAGATGATATTTCTTATAAATATAAATTAGTTAATAATGCTAATCATAAAAAATATAGCGTTTTAAAAGATAATAAGTTAGTTAATATGTATGTAGTTCCAGGGTTATTACAATCACATACAATTCTTTCATCTAATAATATTAATAACAAAAACATTAACTCTAGATCAAGAGATATTATTTATAGTAGAAAAAATGCTGATGATATAAACACTAATTTTATAGAAGATGAAAATGATTTTTCAAGAGAAAACAACCTAGTTGGTGTTTTAAAATGAAACTATGTTTATCAAGTTTTAAGTGACAAAACTTTTAATAAAATAGCTAAAAGATTTGTTGATGATTTTATTAAACAAAACATTAATGAAAAACAATACTTAAACACTAAAGATAAAAACACTTATTTTAATAACTTACATAATAAGTTAATTGATCAAATTTCTAAATATATTAATGATGATAAATCTGAGATTAATAATTATTCAAATTCAAATTTAACTATTTTTGATAATAGAGCAATTATAGATAAAAAAATTGAATCAATTTATGAACAAAAACTTTATTTAGCTACTAGTTTAATGAACTATATTTACTTTAACAACCAAGACTCAATTATTCTACAAGCTTTATTAAAAGATGTTAATAAAAAAGATAGTTATTTAGATTCTCAAATTAAAATTAAAATCTTTGATCATGATTATTATATTGGTGGATATGATAAATATGAAAAACTGATTTTTCAAGAAGATAATAAAGAAACTAAAGAAACAAAAATTAAAATTAGATACAAACTAGATAAAAGTACAACTAATTATTTATTTAACTCATCACCTAGTTTATATGCAATAACTAGAGATAAACAAATCTTTAATAAAAATATTTTATTTGTTATTTGAATAATAGTTATTAGTAGTTTAGCTTATTTAGTGTTTTATATGTACAAAAGAAAGGATTATAAATAA
- a CDS encoding type IA DNA topoisomerase produces the protein MKVLVLLESPSKIDKIKHYLEESFPENQYVVLASGGHINSIADKGTWGLGIDLETMQPNFVTDSSKKKIISQIKKEGKTADLIILASDPDREGEAIAYHLANLFKDHTNIKRITFNEITSEAITNAFKNLRDIDMNLVNAQISRQILDKIIGYLVSKSLQKSTGLMSAGRVQTPALNILTTRDTLIKNFKEVLYKKIFVIEPKRAINLSLTKDKNNVLVNTEKTYYIDEKQAKVIVDELGVIYKCTDYKSTAYETRSFKPYSTAGLLQDGFNKLKLSTSQITLAAQKLYELGYITYIRTDSVKYSQQFINEAKDYITKNYSSDLFKDPIVGKKDQNSQEAHESIRPTNIWLTPEKASLEIDDSLLQRVYNLIWWNSIKSLMKGPSGFNHRWTFNNNGYEFKQSWQEVKDLGYQAIKHSSSDENIELTDDGEEVVKTKDQKPEYQFNSDFEVNISKEFIRIEDAKTNPPKMFNQASLIKELKNLGIGRPSTYNPILTKLKDREYVEYPKSKPINVTNKGYSANDYLYGHYTDFFNLNYTAEMEEKLDEITKGNFDYVNWLKDIYEALNIKVKKEIGEAKTEAICPRCGANLVYIKSRFNRGRGCSNFTSEIKCGYREYEQPDGTWKEYIKEEKPVDQDSNQEKVTKKKAKSTKTTKSKK, from the coding sequence ATGAAAGTTTTAGTTTTGTTAGAGTCACCATCAAAAATAGATAAAATAAAACATTATTTAGAAGAAAGTTTTCCAGAAAATCAATATGTTGTTTTAGCTAGTGGTGGTCATATTAATAGTATTGCTGATAAAGGTACTTGAGGACTTGGTATTGATCTTGAAACTATGCAACCTAATTTTGTTACAGATAGTTCGAAAAAAAAGATTATTAGTCAAATTAAAAAAGAAGGTAAAACTGCTGATTTAATCATTCTTGCTTCAGATCCAGATAGAGAAGGAGAAGCTATTGCTTATCATTTAGCTAATTTATTTAAAGATCATACTAACATTAAAAGAATTACATTTAATGAAATTACTAGTGAAGCAATTACTAATGCTTTTAAAAATCTAAGAGACATTGATATGAACTTAGTAAATGCTCAAATTTCAAGACAAATACTAGATAAAATCATTGGATATTTAGTTTCTAAATCACTACAAAAATCAACTGGTTTAATGAGTGCTGGAAGAGTACAAACTCCTGCTTTAAACATCCTAACAACAAGAGATACTTTAATTAAAAACTTTAAAGAAGTACTTTATAAAAAGATTTTTGTAATTGAACCAAAAAGAGCTATTAATTTAAGCTTAACTAAAGATAAAAATAATGTTTTAGTTAATACTGAAAAAACTTATTATATTGATGAAAAACAAGCAAAAGTTATTGTTGATGAATTAGGTGTAATTTATAAATGTACTGATTATAAATCTACAGCTTATGAAACTAGAAGTTTTAAACCTTATTCAACAGCTGGGTTATTACAAGATGGATTTAATAAATTAAAATTAAGTACTAGTCAAATTACTTTAGCTGCTCAAAAATTATATGAATTAGGATATATTACTTATATTCGTACAGATTCAGTTAAATATTCTCAACAATTTATAAATGAAGCTAAAGATTATATTACTAAAAACTATTCATCAGATTTATTTAAAGATCCAATTGTTGGCAAAAAAGATCAAAACAGTCAAGAAGCTCATGAATCAATTAGACCAACTAATATTTGATTAACTCCAGAAAAAGCTAGTTTAGAAATTGATGATAGTTTATTACAAAGAGTCTATAACTTGATTTGATGAAACTCAATTAAATCATTAATGAAAGGACCTAGTGGATTTAATCACAGATGAACTTTTAATAATAATGGTTATGAGTTTAAGCAATCATGACAAGAAGTAAAAGATTTAGGTTATCAGGCAATTAAACATTCATCAAGTGATGAAAATATTGAATTAACTGATGATGGTGAAGAAGTTGTTAAAACTAAAGACCAAAAACCTGAATATCAATTTAATAGTGATTTTGAAGTTAATATTTCTAAAGAATTTATTAGAATTGAAGATGCTAAAACTAATCCACCAAAAATGTTTAACCAAGCTAGTTTAATTAAAGAATTAAAAAATCTAGGTATTGGAAGACCTTCTACTTATAATCCAATTTTAACTAAACTTAAAGATCGTGAATATGTTGAATATCCTAAATCAAAACCTATTAATGTAACTAATAAAGGTTATTCAGCAAATGATTATTTATATGGTCATTACACTGATTTCTTTAACTTAAATTACACTGCTGAAATGGAAGAAAAACTAGATGAAATTACAAAAGGTAATTTTGATTATGTTAACTGATTAAAAGATATCTATGAAGCATTAAATATTAAAGTTAAAAAAGAAATTGGTGAAGCTAAAACTGAAGCAATTTGCCCTAGATGTGGAGCTAATTTAGTATATATTAAATCAAGATTTAATAGAGGTAGAGGATGTTCAAACTTTACTTCTGAAATTAAGTGCGGTTATAGAGAATATGAACAACCTGATGGAACTTGAAAAGAATATATTAAAGAAGAAAAACCAGTTGATCAAGATTCTAACCAAGAAAAAGTAACTAAGAAAAAAGCTAAATCAACAAAAACAACTAAATCTAAAAAATAG
- a CDS encoding aromatic motif membrane protein → MKKLLLSSLLVFPILTTSCIYKPNNSNNSSKIITNKQEKFYDNKNINNLLDLYLKDKQQKQIYALKQENISDAKINDLKFVLTFYTVFNNNRSIESVTTHYQQVALKAKKTLKNTLTNDWYWLLKHINQFDFNFNPYDDSYKHFKLEQNLIDYVYKTHNNLLTKINDKYPDQVIVFNIDDIKDLDSLKNKQAIYLVYDKSKVLKILKYKKDNKVHFQVFTDLLWFKNPNNLKEQLEQIEKKIYEKRLSKFNEALKEYIEEERDESNDDENSEISEKLDTIWNEFIEKSEEVVSSKYTNLWRQLQRDLYIPNNTFIRNFTNKNDSIQKWKEQQLKNIGNFLEKNSNAIMDGQDIKKELEKIIDTVVKKLNSENLDKIKKTDGTDESQLKEKFLESYVSKNDDSAFYELHSKRQYNDLFVEALDEFNNINRNKENKENNIDLKVIRYSMRNIYEKK, encoded by the coding sequence ATGAAAAAGTTATTGCTAAGTAGTTTGTTAGTATTTCCTATTTTAACTACAAGTTGTATCTATAAACCTAATAATTCTAATAATTCATCAAAAATTATTACTAATAAACAAGAAAAATTTTATGATAATAAAAATATTAATAACTTATTAGATCTTTATTTAAAAGATAAACAACAAAAACAAATATATGCTTTAAAACAAGAAAATATTAGTGATGCTAAAATTAATGATCTTAAATTTGTTTTAACTTTTTATACTGTTTTTAATAATAATAGAAGTATTGAATCAGTTACAACTCACTACCAACAAGTAGCTTTAAAAGCTAAAAAAACTTTAAAAAACACTTTAACTAATGATTGATATTGATTATTAAAACACATTAATCAATTTGACTTTAATTTTAATCCTTATGATGATTCATATAAGCACTTTAAATTAGAACAAAATCTAATTGATTATGTTTATAAAACTCATAATAATTTATTAACTAAGATCAATGATAAATATCCAGATCAAGTTATAGTTTTTAATATTGATGATATCAAAGATCTTGATAGTTTAAAAAATAAACAAGCAATCTATTTAGTTTATGATAAGTCTAAAGTTTTAAAGATTTTAAAATACAAAAAAGATAATAAAGTTCATTTTCAAGTTTTTACTGATCTATTATGATTTAAAAATCCTAATAATTTAAAAGAACAACTAGAACAAATCGAAAAAAAGATTTATGAAAAAAGACTAAGTAAGTTTAATGAAGCATTAAAAGAATATATAGAAGAAGAAAGAGACGAATCTAATGATGATGAAAATAGTGAAATAAGCGAGAAGCTAGACACTATTTGAAATGAATTTATTGAGAAATCTGAAGAAGTAGTTTCAAGTAAATATACCAATCTATGAAGACAATTGCAACGTGATTTATATATACCTAATAATACTTTTATTCGAAATTTTACAAACAAAAACGATTCTATACAAAAATGAAAAGAACAACAATTAAAAAATATTGGTAACTTTTTAGAAAAAAATTCTAATGCTATTATGGATGGTCAAGATATTAAAAAGGAATTAGAAAAAATTATAGACACAGTTGTAAAAAAGTTAAACAGCGAAAATTTAGATAAGATCAAAAAAACCGATGGCACAGATGAAAGCCAACTAAAAGAAAAATTTTTAGAATCTTACGTATCTAAAAACGATGACTCAGCTTTCTATGAACTTCATTCTAAACGTCAGTATAACGATCTTTTTGTTGAAGCATTAGATGAATTTAATAACATAAATAGAAATAAGGAAAACAAGGAAAACAACATAGATTTAAAAGTAATTAGATATAGTATGAGGAATATTTATGAAAAGAAATAA